From Arthrobacter sp. FW306-2-2C-D06B, a single genomic window includes:
- the sucB gene encoding 2-oxoglutarate dehydrogenase, E2 component, dihydrolipoamide succinyltransferase — translation MSESVNLPALGESVTEGTVTRWLKQVGDRVEVDEPLLEVSTDKVDTEIPSPIAGIIEEILVAEDETAEVGAPLVRIGSGSNGAAAPAAAPAEEAPAAPAPAAEAAPAPEAAPAPAAEESAAPAAASGEASGHDVTLPALGESVTEGTVTRWLKAVGDTVEVDEPLLEVSTDKVDTEIPSPVAGTLLEIRVNEDDTAEVGSVLAVIGSGAPAAAAPAPAAALAPAAAPAPVAAAPAAAAPVVEAVPAPAAPAPAAAPAAAAPVAAPAASSSESGYVTPLVRKLANQNGVDITTVTGTGVGGRIRKQDVLAAADAKKAAAAAPASAAPTTPGKPAAAPVAASSLRGTVEKAPRIRQVIARRMRESLETSTQLTQVHEVDMTKIAKLRLKAKGSFEAQNGVKLTFLPFIAKAVAEALKQHPKLNAAYDEAKQEITYHNAEHLAIAVDTDKGLLVPVISDAGNLNLAGLASKIADVAGRTRQGKIGPDELSGGTFSITNIGSVGALFDTPIINQPQVGILGTGAIVKRPVVVADENGDDSIAIRSMMYLSLTYDHRLVDGADAGRFLQTLRARLEEGSFEADLGL, via the coding sequence ATGTCTGAATCCGTTAACTTGCCCGCCCTCGGTGAAAGCGTCACCGAAGGCACCGTCACTCGCTGGCTCAAGCAGGTTGGTGACCGAGTGGAAGTCGACGAGCCCCTGCTCGAAGTTTCCACCGACAAAGTAGACACCGAAATCCCGTCCCCTATTGCCGGCATCATCGAAGAAATCCTCGTAGCTGAAGACGAGACCGCCGAAGTCGGCGCTCCCCTAGTCCGGATCGGCAGCGGCAGCAACGGCGCTGCAGCGCCCGCAGCCGCTCCTGCGGAAGAAGCACCGGCAGCCCCCGCACCGGCAGCTGAGGCTGCACCTGCCCCTGAAGCGGCACCGGCTCCCGCAGCCGAAGAATCCGCAGCCCCCGCCGCAGCATCCGGGGAGGCATCGGGTCACGACGTGACTCTCCCCGCCTTGGGTGAAAGCGTCACCGAAGGCACCGTCACCCGCTGGCTCAAGGCCGTCGGCGACACCGTCGAGGTGGACGAACCGCTCCTCGAGGTCTCCACCGACAAGGTCGACACCGAGATCCCCTCCCCCGTGGCCGGTACTTTGCTCGAAATCCGCGTCAACGAAGACGACACTGCTGAAGTCGGTTCCGTTCTTGCCGTCATCGGCTCCGGCGCCCCCGCCGCAGCAGCACCGGCACCCGCCGCCGCACTGGCACCCGCAGCCGCTCCGGCACCTGTAGCAGCAGCCCCCGCCGCGGCGGCACCCGTTGTTGAAGCCGTACCCGCTCCGGCAGCACCGGCACCGGCAGCAGCACCGGCTGCCGCGGCACCGGTTGCCGCACCCGCAGCGTCTTCGAGCGAGTCCGGCTACGTCACTCCCCTCGTCCGCAAGCTGGCCAACCAGAACGGTGTCGACATCACCACCGTGACGGGCACCGGCGTCGGCGGCCGTATCCGGAAGCAGGACGTGCTTGCCGCGGCCGACGCAAAGAAGGCCGCAGCCGCTGCGCCGGCGTCCGCAGCTCCCACGACCCCCGGCAAGCCTGCTGCCGCCCCCGTGGCGGCCTCTTCGCTCCGCGGGACCGTGGAGAAGGCCCCGCGCATCCGCCAGGTCATCGCCCGCCGCATGCGCGAGTCCCTCGAAACCTCAACGCAGCTCACCCAGGTGCACGAGGTCGACATGACCAAGATCGCCAAGCTCCGCCTCAAGGCCAAGGGCTCTTTCGAGGCCCAGAACGGCGTCAAGCTGACCTTCCTGCCGTTCATCGCCAAGGCCGTGGCCGAAGCCTTGAAGCAGCACCCCAAGCTGAACGCTGCGTACGACGAAGCCAAGCAGGAAATCACGTACCACAACGCGGAACACCTCGCGATCGCGGTGGACACCGACAAGGGCCTGCTGGTCCCGGTGATTTCCGACGCCGGCAACTTGAACCTTGCCGGCCTGGCCAGCAAGATCGCCGATGTCGCCGGCCGTACGCGCCAGGGGAAGATCGGTCCGGACGAGCTGTCCGGCGGTACCTTCAGCATCACCAACATCGGGTCTGTCGGCGCGTTGTTCGACACGCCGATCATCAACCAGCCCCAGGTGGGCATCCTGGGCACCGGCGCGATCGTCAAGCGTCCGGTTGTCGTTGCCGACGAGAACGGTGACGACTCGATCGCCATCCGCTCCATGATGTACCTGTCCCTCACGTACGATCACCGCCTGGTTGACGGTGCCGACGCTGGCCGCTTCCTGCAGACCCTCAGGGCCCGCCTTGAGGAAGGTTCCTTCGAAGCCGACCTGGGCCTCTGA
- the lpdA gene encoding dihydrolipoyl dehydrogenase — translation MADQATAQEFDILVLGGGSGGYATALRAVQLGFTVGLVEKGKLGGTCLHNGCIPTKALLHSAELADHARDSAKYGVNVTLDSIDITAVNAYKDGIVAGKYKGLQGLIKSKGITVIEGEGKLQGTDTVVVNGTAYKGKNIVLATGSYSRSLPGLEIGGRVITSDEALTMDYIPKSVIVLGGGVIGVEFASVWKSFGVDVTIVEGLPSLVPNEDAAIVKNLERAFKKRGIKFSTGVFFQGVEQDDNGVKVTLVDGQTFEADLLLVAVGRGPVTANLGYEEAGVTIDRGFVITNERLHTGVGNVYAVGDIVPGVQLAHRGYQQGIFVAEEIAGLNPVVVEDVNIPKVTFCEPEIATVGYTEKGAKEKFGEDQVQTQEYNLAGNGKSSILGTGGIVKVVRQKDGPVVGIHMIGSRMGEQIGEAQLIVNWEAHPEDVAQFIHAHPTQNETLGEVHLALAGKPLHG, via the coding sequence GTGGCCGATCAGGCAACTGCGCAAGAATTCGACATCCTGGTACTCGGTGGCGGCAGCGGCGGCTACGCCACGGCTCTGCGTGCCGTTCAGCTAGGTTTCACCGTTGGCCTCGTCGAGAAGGGAAAGCTCGGCGGCACCTGCCTGCACAACGGGTGTATCCCCACCAAGGCCCTGCTGCACTCGGCGGAACTGGCCGACCACGCACGCGATTCCGCCAAGTACGGAGTCAACGTCACGCTGGACAGCATCGACATCACGGCCGTGAACGCCTACAAGGACGGAATCGTCGCCGGTAAGTACAAGGGCCTGCAGGGACTCATCAAGTCCAAGGGCATCACGGTCATCGAAGGCGAAGGCAAGCTGCAGGGCACCGACACCGTCGTCGTGAACGGCACAGCCTACAAGGGCAAGAACATCGTCCTGGCCACGGGTTCCTACTCCCGTTCCCTGCCCGGCCTGGAAATCGGCGGCCGGGTCATCACCTCCGATGAAGCGCTGACCATGGACTACATCCCCAAGAGCGTCATCGTGCTCGGCGGCGGCGTCATCGGCGTCGAATTCGCTTCCGTGTGGAAGTCCTTCGGCGTCGACGTCACGATCGTTGAAGGCCTCCCCTCCCTCGTTCCCAACGAGGACGCCGCCATCGTGAAGAACCTTGAGCGCGCCTTCAAGAAGCGCGGCATCAAGTTCAGCACCGGCGTCTTCTTCCAGGGCGTCGAGCAGGACGACAACGGCGTGAAGGTCACGCTGGTTGACGGCCAGACCTTCGAAGCCGATCTCCTCCTTGTTGCCGTGGGCCGTGGCCCCGTCACCGCCAACCTCGGTTACGAAGAAGCCGGCGTCACCATCGACCGCGGCTTCGTCATCACCAACGAACGCCTGCACACCGGCGTCGGCAACGTCTACGCCGTCGGCGACATCGTCCCCGGCGTCCAGCTGGCCCACCGCGGGTACCAGCAGGGCATCTTCGTCGCCGAAGAGATCGCCGGCCTCAATCCGGTGGTCGTCGAAGACGTGAACATCCCGAAGGTCACCTTCTGCGAACCTGAAATCGCCACCGTTGGCTACACCGAAAAGGGCGCCAAGGAGAAGTTCGGCGAGGACCAGGTCCAGACCCAGGAATACAACCTGGCCGGCAACGGCAAGAGCTCCATCCTGGGCACCGGCGGCATCGTGAAGGTGGTCCGCCAGAAGGACGGTCCGGTTGTCGGTATCCACATGATCGGTTCCCGCATGGGCGAGCAGATCGGCGAAGCACAGCTGATCGTCAACTGGGAAGCACACCCGGAGGACGTGGCCCAGTTCATCCACGCACACCCGACGCAGAACGAGACCCTGGGCGAAGTCCACCTCGCGCTGGCAGGAAAGCCGCTCCACGGCTAA
- a CDS encoding leucyl aminopeptidase → MVKTTDITLGTIAKDLKKAPSDALVIAVGQGEDGPVLLGNPLGAKAAETLAASFGLLGITGAPDQVHRLPGLPETGSGVLVLAGVGKVAGDALLAEETLRRTAGSAVRQLAGLSSVTLALPTASLADVAAVAEGAVLGSYSYTEHRSSKDGLKDPVGKVLIHTAFDGKDVEPALDRALLVGRAVNDTRTLVNQPPSHLYPESFAEAAKELSKGLPVKVTVWDEKRLEKDGFGGILGVGKGSTRQPRLVKVEYAPAKATKKIALVGKGITFDTGGISIKPALGMGDMKSDMAGAAVVLNTVLAVAGLGLPVKVTAWLCIAENMPSGAAQRPADVLTVYGGKTVEVLNTDAEGRLVMADGIVAASLEQPDAIIDVATLTGAQLIALGNRTAGVMGSDAVTGALKSAADRAGELVWPMPLPEELRASLDSQVADIANIGERHGGMMTAAVFLREFVGKDAEGKQIPWAHVDIAGPSFNNGSPYGYTPKQGTGCTVRTLLAYVEDMLATA, encoded by the coding sequence GTGGTGAAGACTACAGACATCACCCTTGGCACTATTGCCAAGGACCTGAAGAAGGCGCCCAGCGACGCACTCGTGATAGCCGTTGGACAGGGGGAAGACGGGCCGGTACTGCTCGGGAACCCGCTGGGGGCGAAGGCCGCGGAAACCCTCGCCGCTTCATTCGGCCTCCTCGGCATCACGGGAGCACCCGATCAGGTACACCGTCTGCCTGGTCTTCCGGAGACCGGTTCGGGCGTCCTCGTCCTGGCAGGTGTCGGCAAGGTCGCCGGCGACGCCCTCCTCGCCGAGGAAACCCTGCGCCGGACTGCAGGATCCGCCGTCCGCCAACTGGCCGGTTTGTCCTCCGTGACGCTGGCCCTCCCGACGGCGTCCCTCGCCGACGTCGCAGCCGTCGCCGAAGGCGCCGTGCTGGGTTCGTATTCCTATACGGAGCACCGCTCCAGCAAGGACGGCCTCAAGGATCCGGTCGGCAAGGTCCTGATCCACACGGCGTTTGACGGCAAGGACGTCGAGCCCGCGCTCGATCGGGCACTTCTCGTGGGACGCGCGGTCAACGACACCCGCACCCTCGTCAACCAGCCTCCGAGCCACCTTTACCCAGAGTCCTTTGCCGAAGCTGCCAAGGAACTCTCCAAGGGACTGCCCGTCAAGGTCACCGTGTGGGACGAAAAGCGCCTCGAAAAGGACGGTTTCGGCGGAATCCTGGGCGTTGGCAAGGGTTCAACCCGCCAGCCGCGCCTCGTCAAGGTCGAGTACGCCCCGGCCAAGGCCACCAAGAAGATCGCGCTCGTCGGCAAGGGCATCACCTTTGACACCGGCGGCATTTCCATCAAGCCTGCCCTCGGCATGGGCGACATGAAGAGCGACATGGCGGGCGCCGCCGTCGTACTTAATACTGTCCTGGCCGTCGCCGGGCTCGGGTTGCCCGTCAAGGTGACCGCGTGGCTCTGCATCGCCGAGAACATGCCGTCCGGCGCTGCACAGCGCCCGGCTGACGTTCTCACGGTGTACGGCGGCAAGACGGTCGAGGTCCTCAACACCGACGCCGAGGGACGCCTGGTCATGGCCGACGGAATCGTCGCGGCCAGCCTCGAGCAGCCGGACGCCATCATCGACGTCGCGACGCTGACGGGCGCCCAGCTGATCGCCCTCGGCAACCGCACTGCCGGTGTCATGGGTTCCGACGCCGTCACAGGCGCCCTCAAGTCCGCTGCGGACCGCGCGGGCGAACTCGTCTGGCCGATGCCGCTGCCGGAAGAACTGCGGGCCAGCCTCGATTCGCAGGTGGCCGACATCGCCAACATCGGCGAACGCCACGGCGGAATGATGACTGCGGCCGTGTTCCTGCGCGAGTTCGTCGGCAAGGACGCCGAGGGCAAGCAGATCCCCTGGGCACATGTCGATATCGCCGGCCCGTCCTTCAACAACGGCAGCCCCTACGGCTACACGCCCAAGCAAGGCACGGGCTGCACTGTCCGGACGCTACTCGCCTACGTCGAAGACATGCTGGCCACGGCCTAA
- a CDS encoding proteasome assembly chaperone family protein: MFERISGSLLDPESLYASNIELFHSPDIRGLNMLMGFTGFADAGHVVQQINRELLDTLEVETVAVFDADQLIDYRTRRPHISFVEDHLEDYKAPQLALYKLNDGLGEPFLLLAGFEPDLQWERFARAVVGIVEKLDVNLVTWIHSIPMPVPHTRPVGVTVHGNRPELIEGISTWKPTVEVPAAVGHILELRLVEAGRKVAGYVIHVPHYLADAEYPPAAVAGLEYLGAATSLMLPTDRLREAGREVGRQIAEQVEASEDVQQVVSKLESRYDDKAEGTVRRSLLADENDELPNAEDLGAAVEAYLARKDARP, encoded by the coding sequence GTGTTTGAACGGATTTCCGGCTCACTCCTTGACCCTGAGTCGCTCTATGCGAGCAACATCGAGCTCTTCCACAGCCCGGATATCAGGGGCCTGAACATGCTGATGGGCTTCACCGGATTCGCTGATGCCGGTCACGTGGTCCAGCAGATCAACCGGGAACTACTGGATACGCTCGAAGTCGAGACCGTGGCTGTGTTCGACGCCGACCAGCTCATCGACTACCGCACGCGCCGTCCCCACATCAGTTTCGTCGAAGACCATCTGGAGGACTACAAAGCCCCTCAACTGGCGCTTTACAAGCTGAATGACGGCTTGGGCGAGCCGTTCCTCCTGCTTGCCGGTTTTGAACCTGATCTCCAATGGGAGCGTTTCGCGCGCGCCGTCGTCGGGATTGTGGAAAAACTGGACGTCAACTTGGTGACCTGGATCCACTCCATTCCCATGCCTGTTCCGCACACCCGGCCGGTCGGTGTCACGGTGCACGGTAACCGCCCGGAACTCATCGAAGGCATTTCCACGTGGAAGCCGACTGTTGAGGTTCCTGCGGCCGTCGGCCACATCCTCGAGTTGCGGCTGGTTGAGGCCGGGCGGAAAGTGGCCGGGTACGTTATCCACGTCCCGCACTACCTCGCCGATGCCGAGTACCCGCCGGCAGCGGTCGCAGGACTCGAATACCTCGGTGCGGCCACGTCCCTGATGCTGCCGACGGACCGGCTTCGCGAGGCCGGCAGGGAAGTGGGCAGGCAGATCGCCGAACAAGTGGAAGCATCCGAGGACGTGCAGCAGGTGGTTTCCAAGCTGGAGTCCCGCTATGACGACAAGGCCGAGGGAACAGTCCGCCGTTCCCTGCTCGCCGACGAGAATGATGAACTGCCCAACGCCGAGGACCTGGGCGCGGCGGTTGAGGCGTATCTCGCACGTAAAGATGCGCGCCCATAA
- a CDS encoding MFS transporter: MNAPRAWLIWTIGVLAYLVAVAQRTSFGVSGLEATERFHASAAAISFFTVLQLLVYAGLQIPVGLLVDRFGSRAMIASGAVLMGLGQLQLAYADAVPAGVLGRVLVGAGDAMTFVSVIRLVPIWFAPARVPLVTQLTGMSGQLGQLISVVPFALVLHSAGWNTAFLALSSLSALAVVLVLALLRDVPPGHPPRESAQGLRATGVTLARAWKQPGTRLGLWCHFTVQFSGNVFAMSWGYPFLVSAQGLNPATVSALMGLFVVTSILVGPLFGTFVARHPMRRSAMVLLITAATALAWAAVLLLPSRAPLWLLALLVVALAIGGPGSMIGFDFARTFNPSHRIGTATGIVNVGGFVAALVTIYLVGLILDLLHTSGFSGGELYGLAPFRIALSVQFLFLLVGTVLILMTRRKVRRQMAAQGVHVPPLLVSLANQRRRRVELRRERLAKQRSSTP, translated from the coding sequence GTGAACGCACCCCGCGCCTGGCTCATTTGGACGATTGGGGTGCTTGCCTACCTTGTGGCGGTCGCCCAGCGCACATCCTTCGGCGTGTCCGGACTGGAGGCCACCGAACGGTTCCATGCCAGTGCGGCGGCCATTTCCTTCTTCACGGTGCTTCAACTGCTGGTTTACGCCGGCCTCCAGATACCGGTCGGGCTCCTCGTTGACCGCTTCGGCTCGCGCGCCATGATCGCCAGCGGTGCCGTGCTCATGGGCCTCGGCCAACTCCAGTTGGCTTATGCCGACGCTGTTCCGGCAGGCGTGCTCGGCCGGGTCCTCGTCGGCGCCGGTGACGCCATGACCTTCGTCTCCGTGATCCGCCTCGTGCCTATCTGGTTCGCCCCGGCAAGGGTTCCGCTCGTCACCCAGCTGACGGGAATGTCGGGCCAGTTGGGCCAGCTCATCAGTGTGGTGCCGTTCGCGCTGGTCCTTCATTCGGCGGGTTGGAATACGGCCTTCCTGGCGTTGAGCTCGTTGTCGGCGCTCGCCGTTGTCCTTGTTCTGGCCTTGCTCAGGGACGTTCCGCCGGGTCACCCGCCGCGGGAGAGCGCCCAAGGGCTACGCGCCACAGGCGTGACACTTGCGCGTGCCTGGAAGCAGCCCGGGACGCGCCTGGGACTCTGGTGCCACTTCACAGTCCAGTTCAGCGGCAACGTCTTCGCCATGTCCTGGGGTTACCCGTTCCTGGTATCGGCGCAGGGCCTGAACCCTGCCACCGTGTCCGCCTTGATGGGACTCTTCGTCGTCACCAGCATCCTCGTGGGGCCGTTGTTTGGAACCTTCGTGGCCAGGCACCCCATGCGGCGCTCGGCCATGGTCCTCCTGATTACGGCGGCCACCGCGCTCGCATGGGCTGCGGTGCTGCTGTTGCCGAGCAGGGCGCCCCTATGGTTGCTTGCCTTGTTGGTGGTTGCGCTGGCCATCGGCGGCCCCGGGTCCATGATCGGTTTTGATTTTGCCCGGACATTCAATCCTTCCCACAGGATCGGCACCGCCACCGGCATCGTCAATGTGGGTGGCTTCGTTGCGGCCCTCGTGACGATCTACTTGGTGGGGCTCATCCTCGACCTCCTCCACACCAGCGGTTTCTCGGGCGGGGAGCTGTACGGCCTGGCGCCCTTCCGCATCGCCTTGAGCGTGCAGTTCCTGTTCCTGCTCGTGGGTACGGTCCTGATCCTCATGACCCGCCGCAAAGTGCGCCGCCAAATGGCGGCCCAGGGCGTACACGTCCCGCCACTCCTCGTGTCGCTGGCTAACCAGCGCCGACGCCGCGTGGAATTGCGCCGCGAACGGCTAGCGAAGCAGCGGAGCTCCACGCCGTAG
- a CDS encoding DUF4192 domain-containing protein, whose protein sequence is MTADNRVTISRPEDILGFIPHALGLWPKESLVAITLRGQTLGATLRVDLPAERSERMLAAFSRRIGEYLDADHDADGVLLAFFSDDGWDDGGVAAGELRLLEALEPVLAHRGLALRDAWFIGSDYWRSAYCADLECCPLPGRPVDQILDSRLNAEMVFRGSNVRESPRLLGPGDEPVLDPEFMRAEGAMLGELLRRWRSRKAFEEMLDAWTWVLDSNSPDEFDGEAAAFLRASLRVPAWRDAVVVLAAAGKAVACGGAEAFGFFEHEDDEEPALVIPSGLCSLASVPGTASAAGTTSAAGKPTESADVSVLRYGDVLLGLYPENPDWKRLTRLDQVLATLSRLGGGEARAAMLTIRGWIQWCRGSGSFAHELLSQADAEQQGYRLAELLAEVVRRGTVCGWAKSKLSAWRKFGGVVP, encoded by the coding sequence ATGACAGCAGACAACCGTGTGACCATCTCCCGGCCCGAGGACATCCTCGGCTTCATTCCCCATGCCTTGGGACTCTGGCCGAAGGAGAGCCTCGTTGCCATCACGCTGCGTGGGCAGACGCTTGGCGCCACGCTCCGCGTGGACCTTCCAGCCGAGAGGTCCGAACGCATGCTTGCCGCTTTCTCACGGAGGATCGGTGAGTATCTGGACGCGGACCATGACGCCGACGGCGTGCTTTTGGCATTCTTCAGCGACGACGGTTGGGACGATGGCGGCGTTGCCGCAGGCGAGCTGCGCCTGCTGGAGGCCCTGGAGCCCGTGCTGGCCCACCGTGGCTTGGCGCTGCGCGATGCCTGGTTCATTGGTTCCGACTACTGGCGAAGCGCATACTGCGCCGATCTTGAGTGCTGTCCCCTTCCCGGGCGACCCGTGGACCAGATCCTGGATAGCCGGCTCAATGCGGAGATGGTGTTCAGGGGGAGCAACGTCAGGGAATCGCCGCGGTTGTTGGGGCCAGGGGACGAGCCTGTCCTTGATCCGGAATTCATGCGTGCGGAAGGCGCCATGCTTGGGGAGTTGCTCCGGCGGTGGCGGAGCAGGAAGGCATTCGAAGAAATGCTGGATGCGTGGACGTGGGTCCTCGACTCCAACAGTCCGGACGAGTTCGACGGCGAGGCCGCGGCGTTCCTCCGGGCGAGCCTGAGGGTTCCTGCGTGGCGGGACGCCGTGGTGGTCCTGGCGGCTGCGGGGAAAGCGGTCGCCTGCGGCGGCGCAGAGGCCTTCGGCTTCTTTGAGCATGAGGACGATGAAGAGCCCGCCTTGGTCATTCCGTCCGGGCTCTGTTCCCTGGCGTCAGTACCGGGCACGGCGTCAGCAGCGGGCACGACGTCAGCAGCGGGCAAGCCGACTGAGTCCGCCGATGTCAGTGTCCTGCGCTACGGAGACGTGCTCCTGGGCCTATACCCGGAAAACCCCGATTGGAAGCGATTGACGCGCCTGGACCAGGTTCTGGCGACGCTCTCCCGGCTCGGTGGCGGGGAGGCGCGCGCGGCCATGCTCACGATCCGCGGATGGATTCAGTGGTGCCGGGGGAGCGGTTCGTTCGCCCACGAGCTCCTTTCACAGGCCGACGCTGAACAGCAGGGCTATCGACTCGCCGAACTACTCGCCGAGGTGGTGAGGCGAGGAACGGTCTGCGGCTGGGCCAAAAGCAAGTTGTCCGCATGGCGGAAGTTCGGTGGGGTGGTCCCATGA